A window from Pseudomonas sp. MRSN 12121 encodes these proteins:
- a CDS encoding LysR substrate-binding domain-containing protein produces the protein MSRQFHAQTYVWLHVFSCAARHLSFTRCAEELHITPGAVSQQIRLLEERLGFRLFHRRARGVELSAEGQRLAITVNEAYGSIDAELRRLDAGMISGTLRLRSIPSFLGKWLTPRLPRLQQRFPDIQLRLVAEDSSVALHEGDFDLAIDLNDGSYPGLLSTALLDEQIFPVCAPSLLRGRPPLHGPADLVHFPLLHDITAWRGSYEYAEWEFYLNAIGFQGADVRRGHTFNRNHLTIEAAIAGMGVAIARRTLLNDELERGTLIVPFGLAVPNHKRYVLLYAPGALSHPGVRAVHDWLVEEAGIFRGLHPLGEGQA, from the coding sequence ATGAGCCGTCAGTTTCATGCCCAGACCTACGTCTGGCTGCATGTGTTTTCCTGTGCCGCGCGGCACTTGTCGTTCACCCGTTGCGCGGAAGAGCTGCACATCACCCCGGGGGCGGTCAGCCAGCAGATCCGCCTGCTGGAAGAACGGCTCGGCTTTCGCCTGTTTCACCGCCGCGCCCGGGGTGTGGAACTGAGCGCCGAGGGGCAGCGGCTGGCAATCACGGTGAACGAGGCCTATGGCAGCATCGACGCCGAATTGCGGCGGCTCGATGCGGGGATGATCAGCGGCACCTTGCGCCTGCGTTCGATCCCGTCGTTTCTCGGCAAGTGGCTGACCCCGCGCCTGCCCCGGCTACAACAGCGCTTTCCGGACATTCAACTGCGGCTGGTGGCCGAGGACAGCAGCGTGGCCCTGCATGAAGGCGATTTCGACCTGGCCATCGACCTCAACGACGGCAGCTATCCGGGCTTGTTGTCCACTGCCCTGCTGGACGAGCAGATCTTTCCGGTCTGCGCCCCCAGCCTGTTGCGCGGACGGCCGCCGCTGCACGGGCCGGCGGATCTGGTGCACTTTCCCTTGCTGCACGACATCACGGCCTGGCGCGGCAGTTATGAATATGCCGAGTGGGAGTTCTACCTCAATGCCATAGGTTTCCAGGGCGCGGACGTGCGGCGCGGGCACACCTTCAACCGCAACCACCTGACCATCGAGGCGGCGATCGCCGGCATGGGCGTGGCGATTGCCCGGCGGACCCTGCTCAACGACGAACTGGAGCGCGGCACCCTGATCGTGCCGTTCGGCCTAGCGGTGCCCAATCACAAACGTTATGTCCTGTTGTACGCGCCGGGCGCGCTGAGCCATCCGGGCGTGCGTGCGGTGCATGACTGGCTGGTGGAAGAAGCGGGGATCTTTCGCGGTCTGCACCCGCTGGGGGAGGGCCAGGCGTGA
- a CDS encoding HPF/RaiA family ribosome-associated protein encodes MQIQVHSDNHIQSSLRMEEWVRSTIESTLERYEEDLTRVVVHLRDENGDKPGPHDLRCQLEARPKGHQPVSVTHKADTLEQAIDGAAVKLESALEHMFGKLRGKRATVVPIRDGAKADALLEEEFLENQQAALNS; translated from the coding sequence ATGCAAATCCAAGTCCATAGCGATAACCATATTCAAAGCAGCCTTCGGATGGAGGAGTGGGTGCGCAGCACCATTGAAAGCACGCTCGAACGCTACGAGGAGGACCTGACCCGCGTGGTGGTCCACCTGCGGGACGAGAACGGCGACAAGCCCGGTCCCCACGACCTGCGCTGCCAGCTGGAGGCGCGGCCAAAAGGCCATCAACCAGTCTCCGTGACCCACAAGGCCGATACCCTGGAGCAGGCCATCGACGGCGCCGCGGTCAAACTGGAAAGCGCCCTGGAGCACATGTTCGGCAAATTGCGTGGCAAACGCGCAACCGTGGTGCCGATCCGCGATGGAGCCAAGGCCGACGCCTTGCTCGAAGAAGAATTCCTGGAGAACCAACAGGCCGCGCTCAATAGCTGA